A section of the Roseivirga sp. BDSF3-8 genome encodes:
- a CDS encoding leucine-rich repeat domain-containing protein codes for MRIKALGYLFVFFLVGMAYPAEARQDDKALSPEQQEAYQENARELVAFYEYMMNLLGDPLTATSDKQTIIANSYAKAFRDEEVQVEDDLAENRSVATYKDVQAYLQDIDFFFESATFDVEVTKVEPLVSDEGQLAFKVSAVRTLNAVTNKGDSVSNSRERFIELNLDPESSDLRIVSVYTSPLNKKEELYKWWNGLSYAWQEIFRRQANIISDTLGYDQLQEVAGLKRLDISDNGLIISLEPLQQLSELEDLNVARTQISDLTPIRNLTSLKQLTISGTPVSTLDPLRYTSGLERLIADSTNLKNASELTQFPKLQRLSVGYTPLDSLAPLQKLNQLTDLRLANVPAVAFDFLSQLNKLEVLDASYTELASLEPLSAAKNLRILIIDSTRVASLSPLDGLEKVERIYCDNTGISREDAETFMNSHEGTLVVSGIRQIENWWNMLVDDWRAVFREATGLQGEPTREDLAQMVNLTQLTISPEKQLWTLKPLEVMHRLRSLDAEGQTFYSIEPLRGLTDLHYLNLSRTKIASLDPLNTHTGLRYLNISYTPITSLSPVMDIAMDTIIADSTGIDPTVVAAYYDRYPNALIIYRTPSLQKWWTGLSNEWKEALRGQSNVTAFEQDERYDSLPSARWLHQLLKLEEINIQEQSRLGMLSPLEMLDRLQRVTIVRSGVTNLDFAARLPRLTYLDVSANPLQRLAPLKNADSLRVLKVANTAVEELEALENHPSLEVLDCSGTPIKRIDELENVRTLTRLDISNTRVRRLNDLEELPNLIMLKCFNTRISSGEVEDFRESQPEAEVIYY; via the coding sequence ATGAGAATTAAGGCATTAGGCTACTTGTTCGTTTTTTTTCTGGTGGGCATGGCCTATCCTGCAGAGGCCCGGCAAGATGATAAGGCTCTCAGTCCTGAACAGCAGGAGGCTTACCAGGAAAATGCGCGCGAACTGGTGGCTTTTTATGAGTACATGATGAATCTGCTGGGCGACCCTCTAACGGCGACCTCGGACAAGCAGACCATTATTGCTAATAGCTATGCTAAAGCTTTTCGTGATGAGGAGGTGCAGGTGGAGGATGACCTGGCTGAGAACCGCAGCGTAGCTACCTATAAAGATGTTCAGGCCTACTTGCAGGACATAGACTTTTTCTTTGAAAGTGCCACCTTTGACGTAGAAGTGACCAAGGTGGAGCCACTGGTGAGTGACGAGGGTCAACTGGCCTTTAAGGTTTCGGCTGTTCGTACGCTGAATGCTGTTACGAACAAGGGGGATTCAGTTAGTAATAGCCGGGAACGATTCATTGAGCTTAACCTGGATCCTGAGAGCAGCGATCTGCGAATTGTAAGTGTATACACGTCGCCTCTAAACAAAAAGGAGGAGCTGTATAAATGGTGGAATGGCCTTAGTTATGCCTGGCAGGAAATCTTTCGCAGGCAAGCGAATATCATCTCCGATACGCTGGGATATGACCAGCTACAGGAGGTAGCAGGACTTAAGCGATTGGATATAAGCGATAACGGACTCATTATAAGCCTGGAGCCACTGCAGCAGCTATCTGAGTTGGAGGATCTTAATGTAGCGCGGACCCAGATTAGCGACCTGACCCCCATACGCAATCTTACTTCGCTTAAGCAACTGACGATAAGCGGCACCCCTGTGTCCACATTGGACCCGCTAAGGTATACCAGCGGACTGGAAAGGCTGATTGCTGATAGTACTAATCTGAAGAATGCCTCAGAACTTACCCAGTTTCCGAAGTTACAGCGGCTATCGGTAGGGTATACTCCTTTGGATTCTCTGGCGCCGCTACAGAAACTGAATCAGCTTACAGACTTGCGCCTTGCCAATGTACCTGCTGTGGCTTTTGACTTCCTCAGTCAGCTTAATAAACTGGAGGTGCTGGACGCCTCTTATACAGAACTTGCCAGCCTGGAGCCATTGTCGGCGGCTAAAAACCTGCGTATTCTTATCATAGACAGCACTCGGGTAGCCTCATTGTCGCCTCTGGATGGCCTGGAAAAGGTAGAAAGGATCTATTGTGACAACACTGGCATAAGCCGTGAAGATGCAGAAACCTTTATGAACAGTCATGAAGGAACACTGGTAGTGAGCGGCATCAGACAGATAGAGAATTGGTGGAATATGCTGGTAGACGACTGGCGGGCTGTTTTCAGGGAAGCGACGGGACTACAGGGTGAACCGACGCGTGAGGATCTTGCCCAGATGGTGAATCTGACGCAACTGACGATATCGCCTGAGAAGCAGCTATGGACGCTTAAGCCTCTTGAAGTGATGCACCGGCTCAGAAGTCTTGATGCAGAAGGGCAGACCTTTTACAGCATTGAACCGCTTCGCGGCCTTACCGACCTGCATTATCTGAATCTGTCGCGAACCAAAATTGCTTCGCTGGATCCGCTAAATACGCATACGGGACTACGCTACCTGAACATTAGCTATACGCCGATTACAAGTCTTAGCCCGGTGATGGACATTGCGATGGATACGATTATTGCAGATAGTACTGGCATTGATCCTACGGTGGTAGCGGCTTATTATGATCGCTATCCCAATGCGCTGATCATTTACCGTACGCCCTCTCTGCAAAAGTGGTGGACTGGTTTAAGTAATGAATGGAAGGAAGCACTGCGCGGTCAGAGTAATGTGACGGCCTTTGAGCAGGATGAAAGATACGATTCCCTGCCTTCGGCGCGCTGGCTGCACCAGCTACTAAAACTGGAAGAAATTAATATTCAGGAGCAAAGCCGGCTTGGTATGTTGTCTCCACTGGAGATGCTGGACCGCCTGCAGCGCGTTACTATCGTGCGTAGCGGAGTTACTAATCTGGACTTTGCGGCAAGGCTACCGCGGCTTACTTATCTGGATGTGAGCGCTAACCCTTTGCAAAGACTTGCTCCTTTGAAGAATGCTGATAGCCTGCGGGTGTTAAAGGTAGCGAACACGGCGGTGGAAGAACTGGAGGCGTTAGAGAACCACCCCTCCCTGGAGGTGCTGGACTGCTCGGGTACGCCCATCAAGCGAATAGATGAGCTGGAAAATGTACGTACCCTGACCAGGCTGGATATATCGAATACGCGTGTACGAAGACTTAATGACCTGGAAGAGTTACCTAACCTGATTATGCTTAAGTGTTTCAATACGCGGATCAGCTCTGGTGAGGTGGAAGATTTCAGAGAAAGTCAGCCTGAGGCGGAGGTCATTTATTACTAA
- a CDS encoding pyruvate dehydrogenase complex dihydrolipoamide acetyltransferase: MAELIRMPKMSDTMEEGVIASWLVKEGDEVSSGDILAEVETDKATMELESYEDGVLLYIGVKEKEAVPVNGIIAIIGEEGEDISDLLEEAKSGGSDDEDSDSKKEEDDDKAEASDDSDEDDGDDEDIDVSDIDATVIRMPKMSDTMEEGVIAAWHKKVGDEVSSGDILAEVETDKATMELESYDDGTLLHIGVEEGDSVPVNGIIAVIGEEGADYEKILKAEKSGGKEKKEKKEEKPKAESKSDGKPAKEEKGDGAAKAPTRASGDTSSSDKDGRIKASPLAKKIAEEKGYDISKIEGSGDGGRIVKRDVENYTPQPEKAPEAKGGEAKKEREETGFSMPAVVGEERTTEQPVSQMRKTIARRLAESKFSAPHFYLTMEINMDRCMEARKSLNEVSPVKISFNDLVIKAAAAALRQHPNINVSWTGDTIKQHEHIHIGVAVAVDEGLLVPVVRFADNKSLAHIASEVKDLAGKAKNKKLQPKDWEGNTFSISNLGMFGIEEFTAIINPPDACIMAVGGIKQTAVVKDGQLVPGNVMKVTLSCDHRAVDGAQGAAFLQTFKQLLEDPIRIMI, translated from the coding sequence ATGGCAGAATTAATCCGAATGCCCAAGATGAGCGATACCATGGAAGAAGGGGTAATCGCATCATGGCTCGTAAAAGAAGGCGATGAAGTGTCTTCAGGTGATATACTAGCAGAAGTAGAGACCGATAAAGCCACTATGGAACTCGAGTCTTACGAAGATGGTGTCTTGCTATACATCGGCGTAAAAGAAAAAGAGGCTGTCCCCGTCAATGGCATCATTGCCATCATAGGCGAGGAGGGCGAAGATATCTCCGACCTGCTGGAAGAAGCTAAAAGTGGCGGCTCGGACGATGAGGACTCTGATAGCAAGAAAGAAGAAGATGACGACAAGGCTGAAGCCTCTGATGATTCGGATGAGGACGACGGCGATGATGAAGATATTGACGTATCGGACATAGACGCAACGGTGATCCGTATGCCTAAGATGAGCGATACGATGGAAGAAGGCGTGATCGCGGCCTGGCATAAAAAAGTGGGCGACGAGGTGTCTTCAGGTGATATACTTGCCGAAGTAGAGACTGATAAAGCCACTATGGAGCTGGAGTCATACGATGATGGTACCTTGCTTCATATTGGTGTAGAGGAGGGTGACTCCGTGCCTGTGAACGGCATTATTGCGGTGATCGGTGAAGAAGGAGCTGACTATGAGAAAATTCTGAAAGCAGAAAAATCAGGCGGTAAAGAGAAGAAGGAGAAGAAAGAAGAAAAGCCCAAGGCAGAAAGTAAATCAGATGGTAAGCCTGCTAAAGAGGAAAAAGGTGATGGAGCAGCCAAAGCCCCTACACGTGCTTCCGGTGACACTTCTTCATCTGATAAAGACGGCCGCATAAAGGCCTCACCTCTGGCTAAGAAGATAGCGGAGGAAAAAGGATACGACATTTCTAAGATAGAAGGGTCCGGCGATGGCGGACGCATTGTAAAACGCGATGTGGAGAACTATACACCACAGCCGGAAAAGGCCCCCGAAGCCAAAGGTGGCGAAGCTAAAAAAGAGCGTGAGGAAACAGGCTTTAGCATGCCTGCCGTAGTAGGAGAGGAGCGCACTACCGAGCAGCCGGTAAGCCAGATGCGCAAGACCATTGCCCGTCGCCTGGCTGAGAGTAAATTCTCTGCACCCCACTTCTACCTTACCATGGAGATCAATATGGATCGCTGCATGGAGGCAAGAAAAAGCCTGAATGAAGTATCTCCGGTGAAGATAAGCTTCAATGACCTGGTTATTAAAGCAGCGGCTGCTGCCCTGCGTCAGCATCCTAATATCAATGTGAGCTGGACGGGTGATACCATTAAACAGCATGAGCATATTCACATAGGGGTGGCCGTAGCTGTTGACGAGGGCTTGCTTGTCCCTGTTGTACGTTTTGCCGATAACAAATCGCTGGCTCATATTGCCTCTGAGGTAAAAGACCTGGCGGGTAAAGCGAAGAACAAAAAGCTGCAGCCTAAAGACTGGGAAGGAAATACGTTCAGCATCTCTAACCTGGGTATGTTTGGCATAGAGGAGTTTACAGCGATCATTAACCCGCCGGATGCCTGCATTATGGCTGTAGGTGGTATCAAGCAGACGGCTGTAGTAAAAGACGGACAACTTGTGCCAGGCAATGTGATGAAAGTAACCCTAAGTTGTGACCACCGTGCGGTGGACGGCGCACAGGGCGCGGCCTTCCTGCAGACGTTCAAGCAACTGCTGGAAGATCCTATCCGCATCATGATCTGA
- the hslV gene encoding ATP-dependent protease subunit HslV, with product MTKIRSTTVLAILHKGEVAIGADGQATMGNTVAKSNVKKIRKLQDGKIVLGFAGSTADAFTLMERFDEKLGTYTGNMKRAAIELAKDWRTDRYLRRLEAMMIVADKEEILVISGTGDVLEPDNGIAAIGSGSMYAQSAATALKKHADHLSAKELVEESLHIAADICIYTNHNLVLETL from the coding sequence ATGACCAAGATAAGATCCACGACTGTCCTTGCTATTCTTCATAAGGGAGAAGTTGCCATAGGGGCAGACGGACAAGCCACGATGGGTAACACAGTGGCCAAAAGCAACGTGAAAAAAATCAGAAAGCTGCAGGATGGTAAGATCGTGCTGGGTTTTGCAGGTTCTACTGCCGATGCCTTCACATTGATGGAGCGCTTTGATGAAAAACTTGGTACCTATACGGGTAACATGAAGCGGGCTGCGATAGAGCTGGCTAAAGACTGGCGCACAGACCGCTACCTGAGAAGGCTGGAAGCCATGATGATCGTAGCCGATAAAGAAGAGATACTTGTGATCAGTGGGACGGGTGACGTATTGGAGCCTGATAACGGCATTGCGGCTATAGGCTCCGGCAGCATGTATGCGCAGTCTGCTGCCACGGCGCTTAAAAAGCATGCCGATCATCTTTCAGCTAAGGAATTGGTAGAAGAAAGCCTGCATATAGCTGCCGATATCTGCATCTATACCAACCATAATCTGGTATTGGAAACACTCTGA
- a CDS encoding amidohydrolase family protein produces the protein MNKFILTLGVVLSGLFLFAGGVSAQENFPRNGVFDERPGLYAFTNATIFTEYNKKLENATLLIRDGRIEAVGTNVSVPKGAIVTDLEGKFIYPGLIDMYTSYGLPPVKPSSPSWPRKPQIESSKDGAHYWNEAINADYHASGEFQADEKEMAALRNSGFTTVLTFRPDGISRGTGALVNLRKDNENEVIINEKASAHYSFDKGSSEQDYPSSLMGAIALLRQTYLDAQWYENGGKGGMYDLTLTAFNEQQNLPQIFEADNKLTILRAKKVADEFGKNYIIKGAGDEYQRLNEIKNSGATLIVPVDFPEAMEVADAYDAMVISLEDMKHWELAPSNLAMLAENGVTFAITTDGLKDKKAFMANVRKAIERGLNEEMALQALTATPARLLNAEDQVGSLTNGKVANFIITSGNLFDKETTIYENWVQGDKHVVNDMTLADHRGVYTLNAGGDTHTLEVSGEPGKPKVELVVNDSTTLPVNATFTDSNLVTLVFNTEKDSVGTALRLSGWVSERDGNKVMKGEGQNADGEWLNWTATYDSALEEEEKKEEEQGSEEKEEEALALGDVIYPFIAYGNKEIPQPEDVLFRNATVWTNESQGIIENADVLVRDGKIVSVGTGLDAGRARVIDATGKHLTSGIIDEHSHIAISRGVNEGTQASSAEVRIGDVVDSDDINMYRQLAGGVTAAQLLHGSANPIGGQSALIKFRWGKAPEELKIDGADEYIKFALGENVKQSNWGDFNVVRFPQTRMGTEQVYVDFFTRAREYEQAWKDYNNSRDRRGNYSMEKPRRDLELETLVEILNGERFITCHSYVQSEINMLMKVAERFGFRVNTFTHILEGYKVADKMADHGVGASTFSDWWAYKYEVQEAIPYNAALMNGEGVVTAINSDDAEMARRLNQEAAKSVKYGGMSEEEAWKMVTLNPAKLLHLDDRMGSIKEGKDADLVLWNNNPLSIYAKPEKTMVDGTIYFDMEKDEEKRAELEKERARLIALMMEEGGNGNGKKGAVMRRGSHDWHCEDNWDVFRTRVETIDEEANH, from the coding sequence ATGAATAAATTCATTTTGACGCTGGGAGTCGTACTTTCCGGACTTTTCCTGTTTGCGGGTGGTGTATCCGCCCAGGAAAATTTTCCGCGAAACGGTGTCTTTGACGAAAGACCCGGTTTGTACGCTTTCACGAATGCCACCATTTTTACGGAGTATAACAAAAAGCTCGAAAATGCCACGCTTCTCATACGCGATGGTCGGATAGAGGCAGTAGGCACAAACGTCAGTGTACCGAAGGGAGCTATTGTTACTGACCTGGAAGGTAAGTTTATTTACCCTGGTCTTATTGACATGTATACTTCTTACGGCTTGCCTCCTGTAAAGCCGAGTAGCCCGAGCTGGCCCCGCAAGCCACAAATAGAAAGCTCTAAAGATGGTGCTCACTACTGGAATGAGGCAATCAATGCTGATTATCATGCCTCAGGAGAGTTTCAGGCAGATGAGAAAGAAATGGCTGCTCTCCGCAATTCGGGGTTCACAACGGTACTTACTTTTCGCCCCGATGGCATCAGCAGGGGTACCGGTGCTCTTGTGAATCTGCGTAAAGACAACGAGAATGAGGTGATTATCAATGAAAAAGCCTCAGCTCATTACTCTTTTGACAAGGGCTCTTCAGAGCAGGATTACCCCAGTTCACTCATGGGGGCCATTGCACTGCTCCGCCAGACTTACCTGGATGCACAATGGTATGAAAATGGGGGTAAAGGGGGGATGTATGACCTTACCCTTACGGCATTTAATGAGCAACAAAACCTGCCTCAGATATTTGAAGCTGATAATAAACTAACCATTCTCAGGGCGAAGAAAGTAGCCGATGAGTTTGGTAAGAACTATATTATAAAGGGAGCCGGTGATGAATACCAGCGGCTGAATGAAATCAAAAACTCAGGCGCGACACTTATCGTGCCTGTAGATTTTCCGGAGGCTATGGAAGTGGCTGATGCTTATGATGCCATGGTGATAAGCCTGGAAGATATGAAGCATTGGGAGCTGGCCCCGTCTAACCTGGCCATGCTCGCTGAAAACGGAGTTACTTTCGCTATCACTACTGATGGTCTGAAAGACAAAAAAGCCTTTATGGCTAATGTACGCAAGGCAATTGAGAGAGGCCTGAATGAGGAAATGGCCTTGCAGGCACTTACCGCCACTCCTGCCCGCTTGCTGAATGCTGAGGACCAGGTAGGGTCATTGACGAATGGTAAGGTGGCTAACTTTATCATCACCTCGGGCAATCTGTTTGATAAGGAGACTACCATTTATGAGAACTGGGTACAGGGAGATAAGCATGTAGTCAATGATATGACGCTGGCTGATCATCGTGGGGTGTATACCCTTAATGCAGGTGGCGATACTCATACGCTGGAGGTAAGCGGCGAGCCCGGCAAGCCGAAAGTGGAGCTGGTGGTTAATGATAGCACAACCCTGCCTGTTAATGCTACTTTTACAGACAGCAACCTGGTTACTCTTGTTTTCAATACAGAGAAGGATAGTGTGGGAACGGCCCTGAGATTATCCGGATGGGTATCTGAAAGGGATGGTAATAAGGTAATGAAAGGAGAGGGCCAGAATGCTGATGGCGAGTGGCTTAACTGGACAGCTACTTATGATAGCGCTCTGGAAGAAGAAGAGAAAAAGGAGGAAGAACAAGGCAGCGAGGAGAAGGAAGAAGAGGCCCTGGCACTCGGTGATGTAATCTATCCTTTTATTGCTTACGGGAATAAGGAAATTCCACAGCCTGAAGATGTGCTGTTCCGTAATGCGACTGTTTGGACAAACGAATCGCAGGGCATAATAGAGAATGCGGATGTACTGGTACGTGACGGTAAGATCGTTTCTGTAGGTACAGGACTGGATGCGGGCAGAGCCCGTGTTATAGATGCGACAGGTAAGCACCTTACCAGCGGCATTATTGATGAGCATTCTCACATAGCTATTAGCCGTGGAGTGAATGAAGGTACTCAGGCCTCATCTGCTGAGGTACGGATAGGTGATGTGGTAGATAGTGATGATATTAACATGTATCGTCAGCTTGCCGGTGGCGTGACTGCCGCTCAGCTACTACACGGTTCAGCTAACCCTATCGGAGGCCAGTCAGCCCTGATCAAGTTCCGGTGGGGTAAAGCACCGGAGGAGCTTAAAATCGACGGTGCTGATGAGTATATCAAATTTGCTCTTGGGGAGAACGTAAAGCAATCTAACTGGGGTGACTTTAACGTAGTCCGCTTTCCGCAGACCCGTATGGGTACGGAACAGGTTTATGTAGACTTCTTTACCCGTGCACGGGAATACGAGCAGGCATGGAAAGACTATAATAACAGCCGTGATCGCCGGGGTAACTACTCGATGGAAAAGCCCCGCCGTGACCTGGAGCTGGAGACTCTGGTGGAGATATTGAATGGCGAGCGCTTCATTACCTGCCACTCTTATGTACAAAGTGAGATCAATATGCTCATGAAAGTAGCCGAAAGGTTTGGTTTCAGAGTGAATACCTTTACCCACATTCTGGAAGGGTATAAGGTAGCGGATAAAATGGCTGACCACGGCGTAGGTGCCTCTACTTTCTCTGATTGGTGGGCGTATAAGTATGAGGTACAGGAGGCGATTCCTTACAACGCAGCCCTGATGAATGGCGAAGGTGTGGTAACGGCGATAAACTCGGACGACGCTGAGATGGCGAGAAGACTGAATCAGGAAGCAGCCAAGTCTGTGAAATACGGTGGCATGTCAGAAGAAGAAGCCTGGAAAATGGTTACGCTGAACCCTGCTAAGCTGCTTCACCTGGATGACCGGATGGGAAGCATCAAAGAGGGTAAGGATGCTGACCTTGTGCTATGGAATAATAACCCGCTATCTATCTACGCCAAGCCTGAAAAGACTATGGTGGACGGTACCATCTATTTCGATATGGAAAAGGATGAGGAGAAGCGTGCTGAGCTTGAGAAGGAGCGTGCCCGCCTGATAGCCCTCATGATGGAAGAAGGAGGTAATGGCAACGGTAAAAAAGGTGCCGTAATGAGACGTGGCAGTCATGACTGGCATTGTGAGGACAACTGGGATGTATTCCGCACCCGTGTGGAAACAATTGATGAAGAGGCCAACCATTAA
- a CDS encoding amidohydrolase family protein has translation MTKFYSAVVLMILAVAPVAFAQVPAPAPPQSKPILLLNGTAHIGNGEVIENSAIVFENGELTLIADARNIRLNPEDFETFSIEGKHVYPGIVLPATDLGLQEISAVRATVDNDEVGALNPNVRSIIAYNTDSEIIPTMRFNGILTAQTTPKGGLISGTSSIVQLDAWNWEDAVMKMDDAMHVQWPRYFSISGWWTGKIEIKKNEKYEEQVEMLRTYLTEASAYAKMENRESDNLKLEAAKGLFDGSKSLFLHAEYMKEIVESVTLAKELGVQNIVVAGADEAWKVKDFLKDNDVSVLISNVHRLPSVPEQDINMPYKLPALLAKEGINVGLMFSGDMLQNARNLPFFAGTVAAHGMDKEEALKLITSNNAKILGIDDRLGTLEVGKDATLVVSGGDLLDMRTSDVQVAFIQGRKVPLEAMQQRLYKKYKEKYSSQNKGAGDAGSENMNEGDK, from the coding sequence ATGACTAAATTTTATAGTGCGGTTGTGCTAATGATACTGGCAGTGGCACCTGTGGCATTTGCCCAGGTTCCGGCTCCGGCACCTCCGCAGAGCAAGCCTATCCTTCTGCTTAATGGTACGGCCCATATTGGCAATGGAGAGGTGATAGAGAACTCAGCCATTGTTTTTGAAAATGGTGAGCTGACTCTGATAGCTGATGCCAGAAACATTCGGCTTAATCCTGAGGACTTTGAGACTTTCTCTATTGAGGGCAAGCATGTCTATCCTGGCATAGTATTGCCTGCTACTGACCTTGGCTTGCAGGAGATCAGTGCTGTACGTGCCACGGTGGATAATGATGAAGTGGGAGCACTAAATCCTAATGTGCGCTCCATCATAGCTTATAATACTGATTCGGAGATTATCCCGACCATGCGCTTTAATGGTATCCTTACAGCCCAGACCACTCCCAAAGGGGGGCTGATCAGCGGTACCAGCAGCATTGTGCAGTTGGATGCCTGGAACTGGGAAGATGCCGTAATGAAAATGGATGATGCCATGCATGTGCAGTGGCCCCGCTACTTCAGTATTTCAGGTTGGTGGACCGGTAAGATCGAGATTAAGAAAAACGAAAAGTATGAGGAGCAGGTAGAGATGCTGCGCACCTACCTGACAGAGGCCTCGGCTTATGCCAAAATGGAGAACCGGGAATCTGATAACCTCAAGTTGGAAGCAGCCAAAGGGTTATTTGATGGTAGCAAGTCTCTTTTCCTTCATGCTGAGTACATGAAGGAGATTGTGGAAAGTGTTACCCTGGCAAAGGAGCTTGGCGTGCAAAACATTGTAGTAGCCGGTGCCGACGAGGCCTGGAAGGTGAAGGACTTTCTCAAGGACAACGATGTTTCTGTGCTTATCAGCAATGTACATCGCCTGCCCTCCGTACCTGAGCAGGACATCAATATGCCTTATAAGTTGCCCGCTCTGCTAGCGAAGGAGGGAATCAACGTGGGCCTGATGTTTAGTGGTGATATGCTGCAGAATGCACGTAACCTGCCTTTCTTTGCGGGGACAGTAGCGGCTCACGGCATGGATAAGGAGGAAGCCCTGAAGCTGATCACTTCCAATAATGCTAAGATACTGGGGATAGATGACAGATTGGGAACACTTGAAGTAGGGAAGGATGCTACACTGGTAGTGTCCGGCGGAGACTTACTGGACATGCGTACCAGTGATGTGCAGGTGGCATTTATCCAGGGTCGCAAGGTGCCCTTGGAAGCGATGCAACAGCGCCTCTACAAAAAGTATAAAGAAAAATACAGCAGTCAGAACAAAGGTGCCGGCGATGCCGGATCAGAAAATATGAACGAAGGGGATAAATAA
- a CDS encoding aspartate aminotransferase family protein, with protein sequence MPTNRQLFLRHMAQTSEFPLMIEVEKAEGVYMYNTDGQRLIDLISGIGVSNVGHRHPKVVEAVKEQADKYMHLMVYGEFVQGPQVQLAAALAETLPPTLDNCYLVNSGSEAVEGALKLAKRYTGRYKFISCRQSYHGSSHGSLSVSGSEDYKHRYRPLLPGISHVHYGAVDELDRIKDDTAAIIMETVQGEAGVRMADKAYFRALRKRCDETGTLLILDEIQCGFGRTGTFWAFEQTGIVPDILLSAKGMGGGMPIGTFIASREIMHVLTNNPILGHITTFGGHPVSAVASLATLNIIREEKLAEQAPAKGERFRQQLKHPLISEIRNMGLMMAVDFGSFDILKPVIDEAIKLGVVTDWFLFCDNSMRIAPPLTISEEEIDEACGLILKACDIVMEHSDVPHQQDA encoded by the coding sequence ATGCCGACAAACAGACAACTATTCCTGCGTCACATGGCCCAGACCTCCGAGTTTCCTTTGATGATAGAGGTGGAAAAAGCCGAAGGCGTATATATGTATAACACTGACGGTCAGCGTCTCATAGATCTTATTTCCGGTATCGGGGTGAGTAATGTAGGTCACCGCCATCCAAAGGTGGTAGAGGCGGTAAAGGAGCAGGCTGATAAGTACATGCACCTGATGGTGTATGGTGAATTCGTTCAGGGTCCTCAGGTTCAGCTCGCCGCTGCACTGGCTGAGACCCTACCCCCTACACTGGATAACTGCTACCTGGTAAACAGCGGAAGCGAAGCGGTAGAAGGTGCCCTTAAACTGGCCAAACGCTATACCGGCCGTTACAAATTCATCAGTTGCAGGCAATCTTATCACGGGTCAAGCCACGGAAGCTTGTCCGTATCCGGCAGTGAGGACTATAAGCATAGGTATCGTCCCTTACTGCCCGGTATCAGCCATGTGCATTATGGTGCGGTAGATGAGCTGGATCGTATTAAAGATGATACCGCTGCCATTATTATGGAGACGGTACAAGGTGAGGCAGGAGTGCGTATGGCGGATAAAGCTTATTTTCGGGCGCTCAGGAAACGCTGCGACGAAACAGGCACATTGCTCATTCTGGATGAGATCCAGTGCGGATTCGGACGCACCGGCACCTTTTGGGCCTTTGAGCAAACAGGCATTGTACCGGACATCCTCCTGAGTGCCAAAGGTATGGGAGGCGGCATGCCTATCGGTACCTTTATAGCTTCCCGGGAGATCATGCACGTACTAACCAATAATCCCATCTTAGGACATATAACTACATTTGGCGGACACCCCGTGAGTGCCGTTGCCTCACTGGCTACCCTAAATATAATTCGCGAAGAAAAGCTCGCCGAGCAAGCCCCCGCCAAAGGAGAGCGTTTCAGGCAGCAACTTAAGCATCCCCTTATTTCTGAGATACGCAACATGGGACTAATGATGGCAGTGGATTTTGGCTCGTTTGACATCCTCAAGCCAGTAATAGATGAGGCTATTAAGCTTGGGGTGGTGACAGATTGGTTTCTTTTCTGTGATAATAGCATGAGAATAGCCCCCCCGCTTACCATATCTGAAGAAGAAATAGACGAAGCCTGTGGGCTTATCCTTAAGGCCTGTGACATTGTCATGGAGCATTCAGACGTACCTCATCAACAGGATGCCTGA
- the tnpA gene encoding IS200/IS605 family transposase — protein sequence MSKYRKLSHSFYYCVYHVVWTPKYRHRILRDIVADTLENKIKTICEWKEVKVEELNIQPDHVHLVCSIPPKLSVSDFMGILKGKTAIMMFKNFKSLRRKPYWGNHFWSRGYFVSTVGIDEEKIKRYVKYQEKEDKKEDGDIDIPLFDN from the coding sequence ATGAGCAAGTATCGTAAGCTATCGCATAGCTTTTACTATTGTGTCTATCATGTAGTATGGACCCCGAAGTACCGCCACCGTATACTTCGTGATATTGTTGCAGATACGTTGGAGAATAAGATAAAGACGATATGTGAATGGAAGGAGGTCAAGGTAGAAGAGTTGAACATTCAGCCAGATCACGTTCATTTGGTATGTAGTATACCTCCGAAACTTAGTGTATCAGACTTCATGGGTATTCTCAAGGGTAAGACAGCGATCATGATGTTTAAGAACTTCAAGAGTCTTCGCAGAAAACCCTATTGGGGCAATCATTTTTGGTCACGAGGCTATTTTGTAAGTACGGTAGGCATAGATGAAGAAAAGATAAAGCGGTATGTTAAGTATCAGGAGAAGGAAGATAAGAAAGAGGATGGGGATATAGATATCCCGCTATTCGATAACTGA